A region of Thermococcus argininiproducens DNA encodes the following proteins:
- the rad50 gene encoding DNA double-strand break repair ATPase Rad50 → MRIRSLKIKNFRAHESSYIEFNDGINLIIGQNGSGKSSILEAIFAALYLGHGSFPRGYKRVNTRIGKSGFELVLKFEHNDKRYEIVRKSNAESYLKEHGAILYDRDSDIAKWSEKHLYPLHVFRNALYIKQGEIENILIDENVREKVLRKVLGIEDFENSANNAQEVVRELRRKKDYLEKLIQTSGDLQGRIEEQEKKLKEILVRINELRKQEIEISEKLSGVSRRYEYLKKLSELLGQKEKEKLSTEGSLKQLETEIKNIKERISELEKELNELGDKEKRLIEIQWVEEEYRMLNAILSKRAEIQKIEIEESRLEERIRGIQREISELSSKEKEFQEAKKLEKEVLERYRTLKGFAEEYEKVRQLLAEREKYLKELEKAGYTKEKLTKELEEVEKAKEKLKELEDRLVSLKGELNGLNRIEWKLRDNLSKLEGAKECPLCKRPIQEHDKGEIEREYKLEFAKIEEKKKEISKQLKELKEEKEKLERIKNREKTLIKLYKTLEFLETVEKKLKRYDIERLKTSSEEFEKVREKAIEIKKEIIRLKRETERLVKVKKELETISKDLENLKGRKRAILQEIRERGFTSFEEVEKRIRKLDPIYKEYIELRAVPKEIETRKKKQNLLKNALEKKEREFNILKENLKVIYRELEELNRQFSEEEFEAIRKEHLNLSNTHAALLKEIEGSEVLKEEVLKNLEELKIRLEEVKKAEKELELVGRMIADMKTLREKLLKLKAEAERKGLSEVERVASELFSEMTERKYQGIKIIREKKFGKERIRIVVLYQGQEKEIDFLSGGEKIALGLSFRLALSLYKVKNMELLILDEPTPFLDEERRKKLVEIITQHLRKIPQVIIVSHDEELKDAADYVIRVTLVGGRSNVEVESLGAY, encoded by the coding sequence ATGAGGATAAGATCCCTTAAAATAAAGAATTTTAGAGCTCATGAGAGTTCTTACATTGAATTTAATGATGGGATTAACTTAATAATTGGTCAGAACGGTTCTGGTAAGAGCTCAATTCTTGAAGCAATCTTCGCTGCCCTTTATCTTGGCCATGGGAGTTTTCCTAGAGGATATAAAAGGGTAAATACGAGAATAGGAAAATCCGGGTTTGAACTAGTTCTAAAGTTTGAACATAACGATAAACGGTATGAAATTGTAAGAAAGTCTAATGCTGAAAGCTATCTTAAAGAACATGGAGCAATCCTGTATGACAGGGATAGTGACATTGCTAAATGGTCTGAGAAGCATCTCTATCCTCTCCACGTTTTTAGAAATGCTCTTTATATAAAGCAGGGTGAGATAGAGAACATTCTAATTGATGAGAATGTCAGGGAAAAGGTTCTTAGAAAAGTCTTGGGGATTGAAGATTTTGAAAATAGTGCTAACAATGCCCAAGAGGTTGTTAGGGAGCTGAGAAGGAAAAAAGACTATCTAGAAAAGTTAATTCAAACTTCTGGAGATCTTCAAGGAAGAATAGAAGAGCAAGAGAAAAAGCTTAAGGAGATACTTGTTAGAATAAATGAGCTTAGAAAGCAGGAGATTGAAATTTCAGAAAAGTTGTCTGGAGTTTCAAGGAGATATGAGTATCTCAAAAAACTCAGTGAATTATTGGGTCAAAAAGAAAAGGAAAAACTATCAACCGAAGGCTCATTGAAACAACTTGAAACGGAGATAAAGAATATTAAAGAGAGAATTTCGGAGTTAGAGAAAGAACTTAATGAACTGGGAGATAAGGAAAAACGTCTAATAGAGATTCAATGGGTGGAAGAAGAATATAGAATGCTTAATGCTATTCTCTCAAAGAGAGCTGAGATCCAAAAAATTGAAATTGAAGAAAGTCGGTTAGAAGAACGAATTAGGGGAATACAAAGAGAGATAAGTGAGCTTAGCTCAAAAGAAAAGGAATTTCAGGAAGCTAAAAAACTCGAAAAGGAAGTTTTAGAGAGATATAGAACATTGAAAGGATTTGCGGAAGAGTATGAGAAAGTTAGACAGTTACTTGCTGAAAGGGAGAAATATTTGAAGGAGCTTGAAAAAGCAGGTTATACCAAAGAAAAGCTTACTAAGGAGCTAGAAGAAGTTGAAAAGGCAAAAGAGAAGTTAAAGGAACTTGAAGATAGGCTCGTGAGCCTAAAAGGTGAGCTTAACGGATTGAACAGAATTGAGTGGAAACTAAGGGATAACTTATCGAAACTAGAGGGTGCAAAGGAATGTCCTCTTTGTAAGAGGCCTATACAAGAGCATGATAAAGGGGAAATCGAGAGAGAATATAAGCTGGAATTCGCCAAGATAGAAGAAAAGAAGAAAGAAATTAGTAAACAGCTTAAAGAACTCAAAGAAGAAAAAGAGAAACTTGAAAGGATTAAAAATAGAGAAAAGACTTTAATCAAGCTCTATAAGACATTGGAGTTCCTAGAAACTGTTGAAAAGAAGCTCAAAAGGTATGATATTGAAAGATTGAAAACAAGTTCTGAAGAATTCGAGAAAGTGAGGGAGAAGGCTATTGAGATAAAAAAAGAAATTATCCGATTGAAGAGGGAGACAGAGAGGCTTGTTAAAGTAAAAAAGGAACTGGAGACTATATCAAAAGATTTAGAGAATCTTAAAGGAAGAAAAAGAGCGATTCTTCAAGAAATAAGAGAGAGAGGATTTACTTCTTTTGAAGAAGTGGAAAAGAGGATAAGAAAATTGGATCCCATATACAAGGAGTACATAGAGCTTAGGGCAGTTCCAAAGGAGATTGAAACTCGGAAAAAGAAGCAAAATCTCTTAAAAAACGCATTAGAGAAGAAAGAACGAGAATTTAATATCCTTAAAGAGAATCTTAAAGTTATTTATAGGGAGTTAGAGGAGCTAAATAGACAATTCAGCGAGGAAGAATTTGAGGCTATCCGTAAAGAGCATTTAAATCTATCGAATACTCATGCTGCTTTGCTCAAAGAGATTGAGGGTAGTGAGGTTCTTAAAGAAGAGGTCCTCAAAAATCTAGAAGAGCTCAAAATAAGACTTGAGGAGGTTAAAAAGGCCGAGAAAGAACTTGAGCTTGTTGGTAGGATGATAGCAGACATGAAAACCTTGAGAGAAAAGTTGCTTAAACTAAAAGCAGAAGCAGAAAGGAAAGGTTTAAGTGAAGTGGAAAGAGTTGCAAGTGAACTTTTCTCTGAAATGACGGAAAGAAAGTATCAGGGAATAAAAATAATCAGGGAGAAAAAGTTTGGTAAAGAGAGAATTAGGATAGTTGTCCTTTATCAAGGACAAGAGAAAGAAATTGACTTTTTAAGTGGAGGCGAAAAAATAGCTCTTGGATTATCCTTTAGGCTGGCATTATCGCTTTACAAAGTGAAAAACATGGAGCTCTTAATTTTAGATGAACCTACTCCATTTTTGGATGAAGAAAGAAGGAAAAAGCTGGTAGAGATAATAACTCAGCATCTAAGAAAGATCCCACAAGTGATAATAGTTTCACATGATGAAGAATTAAAGGACGCAGCGGATTATGTTATCAGAGTTACTCTTGTTGGTGGAAGGAGTAATGTAGAGGTGGAAAGTCTTGGCGCGTATTAG